A region of the Leucobacter komagatae genome:
GCCAGTCGGGGCGAGCCCGTGCAGCAGCATGCGGCGCGAGTCATCGATGAGGTCGGCCTTGTTGAACACAACGACCTCGGGGATGCCCTGAGCGTCGACCTCGGCGATCACGTCGCGCACGGTCTTGATCTGCGCCTCGGGGTCGGGGTGAGAAGCGTCAACCACGTGCATGATGACGTCGGACTCGCCGACCTCTTCAAACGTTGAGCGGAACGCTTCGACGAGCTGGTGCGGAAGGTTGCGCACGAAGCCGACAGTGTCCACGAAGGTGAAGCTTCTGCCATCCTGCGTCTCCGAGTGCCGCACGGCGGTGTCGAGCGTCGCAAAGAGCTGGTTCTGCACGAGTTCTTGCGTGCCGGTCAGCCGGTTGAGGAGGCTCGACTTGCCCGCGTTCGTGTAGCCCGCGATCGCGACCGACGGCACCGCCCCGCGTTTGCGGTTCGCGCGCTTGGCCTCGCGCGCTGGGGCGAAGCCTGCGATCTGCTTGCGCAGTCTGGCCATCCGGGTGTTAATGCGCCGGCGATCCAGCTCGATCTTCGTCTCGCCGGGGCCGCGCGAACCCATGCCCGCACCTGCCGCACCGACCTGGCCACCAGCCTGTCGCGACATCGACTCGCCCCAGCCGCGCAAGCGCGGCAGCAGGTACTCGAGCTGCGCGAGCTCGACCTGCGCCTTGCCCTCGCGGCTCTTCGCGTGCTGGCTGAAGATGTCGAGGATGACCGTCGTGCGGTCAATGACCTTCGCGTTCACAACGTCCTCGAGCGCGCGCCGCTGGCTCGGGCCGAGCTCGTCGTCGGCGATGACGGTGTCGGCTCCGAGCGCGCGCACGAGCTCTGCGAGTTCCTGGGCCTTGCCCTTGCCGAAGTAGGTTGCCGGGTCGGGGTTCGCGCGCCGCTGCAGCACGCCGTCAAGCACGGTCGCGCCGGCGGTCTCTGCGAGCGCCGCGAGCTCACGAAGCGAGTTCTCAGCCTCGTCGAGCGACTCTTGCGCGGACTTCGCGCGGGCAGAGCTGTAGACGCCGATCAGCACGACGTTCTCGAGCCGCAGCTGCCGGTACTCGACGTCGGTGACGTCTTCAAGCTCGGTCGACAGCCCGGCAACGCGGGTGAGCGACGCGCGATCCTCACGATCCA
Encoded here:
- the hflX gene encoding GTPase HflX, coding for MNDKTDDVTAETEHVTSPQQSDALAQGTSDDPLERVLRRAAGAGASVIRDLSEAQALGSSAHDDLDDGDHGIQMDREDRASLTRVAGLSTELEDVTDVEYRQLRLENVVLIGVYSSARAKSAQESLDEAENSLRELAALAETAGATVLDGVLQRRANPDPATYFGKGKAQELAELVRALGADTVIADDELGPSQRRALEDVVNAKVIDRTTVILDIFSQHAKSREGKAQVELAQLEYLLPRLRGWGESMSRQAGGQVGAAGAGMGSRGPGETKIELDRRRINTRMARLRKQIAGFAPAREAKRANRKRGAVPSVAIAGYTNAGKSSLLNRLTGTQELVQNQLFATLDTAVRHSETQDGRSFTFVDTVGFVRNLPHQLVEAFRSTFEEVGESDVIMHVVDASHPDPEAQIKTVRDVIAEVDAQGIPEVVVFNKADLIDDSRRMLLHGLAPTGVFVSARTGEGLEELRERIDAAIPTPDREVTVVVPYDRGDLVAELHERNRVLELEYDEAGTRVHAFVTPEMFAKLDAFLV